The DNA window TTCCGTTATCATACCAAAGTTTTTGGCTTCCTTCTTCTTGACCATTTTTATAATTAGCGAGGTGAATTAATTTTCCATTAACATTCCATTCTTTCATTTCGCCTTCGTAAATATCATTAATGGCTTTAAATTCAAATTTTTTATTTCCATTTTCCCAAAATGCAATTTGCGTTCCATTCTTCTTGCCATCTAAATAATATCGTTCTTCCATTATTTTTCGATCTGCATACCATTTTTTTGATACACCAGTTTCTAAGCCATTATAATAGCCTTTTATGCTTATAGTATCTTTGTTGTTTGACTGCAATTCATACAGAAAGCCTGAATATTTTTTATTATTTACAAAAACAGTATCGTTTTTTATTTGAATGGTTGGAGAAGGCAGTAAAATATAGGTTTTGGGAACTAGGTGATTAAAAAAAACAACTTCTTCTGATTTTTTTTGCGAGCAAGAACAAATCGAAAGAAGCGTTATGATTACGGGTAAGATTTTCATTATTGAGTTACGGTTCCTGCTGTGCCATAATAGCCATTTCCATTCAAATAAGGTGCATCGGCAGTAAAATGATAATGATAAATACCGTTTGGAAAGTCAATTGTAGCGTGAGTATGTCCGTGAAATACATCTAATCCTGCACTAGTAACAGTGGTTCCATTTTCTTCTTGCGGACCATAAACAGGAAATCCATCCAATAAGAAACCCATCAAACCAGATTTAGTTGATTTTACTGTTGTTAAGTATAATGGTTCAACATGATAATGATACTGACCTGTAGCTTGTGGGTGTCCATAATATTGATCAAAACTTGCAATTTCTGATGTGAGTACTTGGTTATTTGGACCCGCATATTGATTGTATAAAGCAACACCGTTTAGAGCAACACCAATTGCTCCCAAGGGAGTAGCAGCGTGGTTTGTGGCAGCTGTTGGGTTTACTGGGATTTTAAATGTTAGAGTTTGTGTAGCAATTACATTTGGGTTTTTTTTAAATGTATTGCCTTCAAATGTTGTACCGGCATACGCTTCGTATAGCGCATTAGTAGTAGGGTAGTAGGTACTTTTATGGTCGGGTACACCATTTGTTTTTATGGTTATGTAAGTGCCATCATTTGTAATGCTTGTTGCGCCATATATTTTTTTGTAAACAGTTGGTACCGCTGTTACAACCGGCGTTGTGGTGGATGTGGAAGTATGGTCGTCATTGCTACAGCTGGCAATGATAGTTAAAGTAATTAGCATTGCTACTGCATATTTTTTCGTTATTGTTTTCATAGAATTTGTTTTTAGGTTTCAGTTAAGATGTTAATTTATTAATAAGGTTTAATCGTTTTACTCAGATTTTTATTAACTACAGTTTTAAATTTCATTATTTCGATCAAAATTTATTTTCGTGGTATCAATTGATTGTAGTACATTGCACTCAATTAGTAGTAGCCAACCACTAATTTGAAAGTATAAATAATCCGAAGGAAACTAAGTGATTACGCTTTTATTCCTTCGGATTTATTGTGATTTAGATGTCTTGTGATTTTCAAAAACTACAATTTAGACTCATCTGGAGCTTTTTCGTTAATGAAATGTTGATTGGTGTAAACCGTTCTGTTTATTTCATTGTTTTTGAAAACATAGGTGTGTGTAGCCAATGCTTCAATTGCACCGGTATAAACTATGGTGCTACTTGCATCAATATTTAATTGTACATTCCCATTGACAGTTGCTGCCGTTTTATTTAAGTGTAATGTAAATGTGGCTGGAGTATTTGCTCTGTTCATTATCATCACACTTATTGTAGTTCCATTAACAGCCCCGAAAGTTATGATATCTGGCAATGAAGATTTTCCCTCAACGTAAATCCCTTTAAAGTTTTTGGCGATCATTTGCATATGGCGATAACTTGGTCTAGGAGTCATTTTAGCTCCATCTATAGAACTAAAATCGGTGCCTTTTCTGTTGCCGTCATTTTCAAACATGCTCCAAGTCGTGGCAAATGTTGCTCCGTATTTCATACATAAATTGAGTACTCCCCCAAACATTTGTCCGTTTTCCCAAGTGTGAACTTGTGGACCAGCTTTAGCATTGTATTCTCCGATTCCCCAACCTAAGGCATCATCACCAGAACGGTTGTGCATAGCATTAACAAAATCAACTTTGGCTTTGCATTTTATGATTGATTTTTTGAAATCTTCAATGCCTTCGTAAGCCAAATTGATATTCGTTTCCTGAGGATAACGATGCCAACTAATGCCATCACAATAATAATAGTCTTTACCAGGAATTTTGCCAGAGATATCATTTTTTCCACCAAACAAATCGTTCATTGCTTCTTCCATATAATAGCATTCATCGGGGCCATATATTTTGATAGTAGGGTCAACCGCTTTCATTGCCTTTGATCGAGGTTTAAAATACGCTTCCACCATCGCCCCAACAGTTGAAAGTTCTGGTTTGCCGTTTTGCAGCCAAGGTTCATTACCGATATTCCAATATTTAATAGCTTTACCACTAGCCAAATCCACATTAAAATATTTTACCAAATCTGCTGCTGAAGTTGCTAAATCGTATTGCGAAACTTGCATTATAGGTTCGGCGCCCGTGGCTTGAATCCGTTTTACCCAATCTAGTAATTCAGCTTTTGAGGGCATTTCCACGTCGTAAGCGTGCCCACCAATCCGAATGGAAGTCACTCCAGATTGAGCCGTTAGTTCCCAAACTTGAGGAGTTGGATTTTTATACCAAACATTATTGCCGACCAGAATGGGACTTATTTGGATTTCTGAAACCGCTTTTGTGCTTGAATCTTTTTTACTGTTCGGATTTATAATTGTAAGAGATTTATTAGAACAAGAAGTAATTAATATTAGAGTTAATACTCTTAAAAATAAAAATTTATTGATCATAGCTCGATTTTTTTAAGTAAATTTTAACAATAAAACAAGAAATTAAATAAAAAATAGGCCTTTTATTTGAAATTAATCTCATTTTTTAAATCACAGAAAAAGATAAAAGAGGCCAGAAAAATCTAACCTCGATTATCTCAATCAACTTACTAACCAAAATATTTTTAATATCCTACATTAAATCCTGGAGGATTACCCATCAAGTTAATTTGAGTTTGTGGTATAGGCATATTGACCATCCACGGTTTCATATCTAAATGTACTTGTCCAGCTTCAGTACCAGATGTACTAGATCGAAAATATAGATTTTGTCTTTCAACTAATAATCCTAATCTTTTTAACAAAAACCATCTATTATGCTCAAAAGCCAACTCTCGAGCGGACTCATCAAGATAATTATTTAGGGTCCAAGTGGTGATGTCGTTCACAGTTGAAGTACTTGCAGAAAGGCCAGTATATCCTCTTCGTCGAACTTTATTTAA is part of the Flavobacterium nackdongense genome and encodes:
- a CDS encoding toxin-antitoxin system YwqK family antitoxin, with protein sequence MKILPVIITLLSICSCSQKKSEEVVFFNHLVPKTYILLPSPTIQIKNDTVFVNNKKYSGFLYELQSNNKDTISIKGYYNGLETGVSKKWYADRKIMEERYYLDGKKNGTQIAFWENGNKKFEFKAINDIYEGEMKEWNVNGKLIHLANYKNGQEEGSQKLWYDNGKIRANYVIINGRRYGLLGTKNCRNVSDSIFIVK
- a CDS encoding YHYH protein — its product is MKTITKKYAVAMLITLTIIASCSNDDHTSTSTTTPVVTAVPTVYKKIYGATSITNDGTYITIKTNGVPDHKSTYYPTTNALYEAYAGTTFEGNTFKKNPNVIATQTLTFKIPVNPTAATNHAATPLGAIGVALNGVALYNQYAGPNNQVLTSEIASFDQYYGHPQATGQYHYHVEPLYLTTVKSTKSGLMGFLLDGFPVYGPQEENGTTVTSAGLDVFHGHTHATIDFPNGIYHYHFTADAPYLNGNGYYGTAGTVTQ